The sequence GCGCTGATCGAAATCGGTATGCTCTGGACACTTTCCTCGCGGCGCTGAGCGGTCACCACGATAACGCCGAGACCGCCTTGTTCGGCCGACTCGTCTTCGCTGGCAGTTTGCGCGAGCGCCGGAACAGAAGTTCCCAATGTGGCTAGCGCGACTGAGGCAAGCAGTAAATTTTTCACAATATCATTCTCCCGGAGCGTTCCCATTTGTCCGGACAAATCTACATAGTGTATACAGTTTGGCAAGATATTGATTCGTTCGCCTTTCATTTGAGCGATTATCTGTGGCAAAAAGAGCGCATAAGGGAATAATATTATGGATTTCACCACCGTCAGTTTTTACCAACTTCTTGTATTTGTACACATAATCCTGTTTGTTCTATGGTTGGGGGCCGATGTCGGGGTGTTCATGCTCGGACAACATTTCCGCAAACGGCAAAAATATGACCTGCCACAGCGGCTGATATTGCTGCAGCTGCTCGTCAATCTCGACATGGTGCCGCGCACCGCCTGGGCGCTGATGGTGCCGCTGACATTGACCATGGTCGATGCCGGTGGCTGGTGGGATTTGCCGGTCTGGGCGCTGGTCGTGGCGTGGGCCGTCGGCGGCTTCTGGCTCTGGCTGGTCTGGGATGCGCACCGCCATGACCAGACCGAACGCGCCACCCGCGATCGCAAAATAGAGAAGCCGCTGACCGTCGGCCTGACGGTTTTCTACATCGGTCTCGGACTGGTTTCCCTGACCCAGGGCGCCCCGCTTGCGCCGGTCTGGCTGGCAACCAAGGCGCTGATGTTCGGCCTGATATTTGCTGCGGCAATAATGATCGACGTGGCCTTCAAGCCGGTCGGTCCACAGCTGGGAAAACTGATCGCCGAAGGATCGTCCGACGAAACCGAAATCCCGCTGCTCCACACGATGGACCGGACGCGAATCTGGGTGTGGGTCGTTTACCTGCTACTGGTGGCGACGGCCTTTCTCGGCAACATCAAGCCATTTTGACCGGAATGAGCAGTGACGGAAAAAAGAAAGGCCGGTCCCCCGACCGGCCTTTCAGCGAGACAGAATCTGCCCCGGATCTATTTGCCTTCGGCCTTTGCCGCCCGCTCGGCGTCGATCATTTCCTTGAACACGGTCCAGGTCGTTTCATTGGGCCGCGGATCGTCACCGGGAGGAGGCGCCGTATATTCGGGATGGTTCAGCGCGATCTCGTCCTTGATCACCTTGGGCAGGTCATCATAGCTTTTCAGCTTGGCACCCATTGCGTTGAAGACCATCTGTCCTTGCCGGCCGCGCATTTTCATCCACGGCATCCAGTCGGATATCCGGACCCAGCTGATCGTCGGATAAGCAGTCGGGTTCTTCGTATCGAGTATTTCGTCGGCCAGCATGGCAAAGTCGAAAATCTCCATGGCGTGATATTTGTTGCCGACATACTCCTGATAATCGCCGGCCAGAACATTGTGATAGAAGAGCGGCACTTCCATCGGCAGGAACAGCCATTTGCCCTGCCGGTGCATGGTCGGGAGCGCATAAGGCTTGCCATCTGCGGAATAGGGATAGCTTGGATGGCCATTCACCGGATCATTGGCGATCTGCATGACATTGACCGTTTCCCCGCTCCACGGATTGTCCCAGGTGCGGAGAACCTCGTTGGTTTCCGGATCGAGATAGAACATGACTTCGCGGCTGACCTGGCGATAGCCGACTCCGCGTTTCGGATCTTCGACGCGGACACATTGGCGTATATTCATGCCTTCGCCATTGAACAAATGGCGGTCCGGTTCGCCGGCCACGCGGGAATAGACTTTGCCCGACCAATAATAGACCGCCGGCACGCCGTCGGCTTCCCCGCATTGGGTACGCTTCATGATCTCGAGCGCATCTTCCGGCACATTGGCGTCCAGAGTGCGCGCAAGAGCAGGGGTTACAGAGGATGTAGCGGCGACCACCGCCAACGCAATACCGAGTTTAAAAACAGATTTCATAGATAGCTCTCCCGAAGTGAATGAGATGAAATAATTTCACTTTCCGGTTGACTTTATATTTGTCCGGACAAATTGGGAAGGGACAATATCGTATTTTTAGACATTGGATGACATGATCAGCTTCACCAACTTTCTCTTTGTTCCGGCAAACCGTCCCGAACGCTACGCAAAGGCAGCGGCCAGCGGCGCCGACATGATCTGCATCGACCTGGAAGATTCGGTGCCTGCCGGCGAAAAAGACGCGGCGCGTCAATCCGTGCTGACAGCGCTGGCCGATCTCGATCGGGAAAAGACCGCCGTCCGGATCAATGGCCTGAACACCGTCGACGGTCTTGCGGACCTGCTGGCATTGCGGAATGCCGATCATTGTCCCGCGCTGCTGTTCGTTCCGATGGTCGAGAGCGCAGGCGAA comes from Sphingorhabdus sp. YGSMI21 and encodes:
- a CDS encoding DUF1838 family protein, coding for MKSVFKLGIALAVVAATSSVTPALARTLDANVPEDALEIMKRTQCGEADGVPAVYYWSGKVYSRVAGEPDRHLFNGEGMNIRQCVRVEDPKRGVGYRQVSREVMFYLDPETNEVLRTWDNPWSGETVNVMQIANDPVNGHPSYPYSADGKPYALPTMHRQGKWLFLPMEVPLFYHNVLAGDYQEYVGNKYHAMEIFDFAMLADEILDTKNPTAYPTISWVRISDWMPWMKMRGRQGQMVFNAMGAKLKSYDDLPKVIKDEIALNHPEYTAPPPGDDPRPNETTWTVFKEMIDAERAAKAEGK